One genomic window of Candidatus Nanohalobium constans includes the following:
- a CDS encoding type II/IV secretion system ATPase subunit: MPNANLLNIIGNLRKVKHPEAFEKKEEESDVDEGEGIELPSPGEFKEEYVEETTDDEDLTDVDITYPLVPADPDEGEMVYAWAHIHWNEREGELVYEVVEPERTPELDQKIEHITDIMERSFDIDFNQLEGGEADEYLTEKIDMIVDKYDISLTDEQREVVRYYTKRDFAGLGKLQPLMNDTEVEDISCDGVDIPVYAYHRNPQYGSVKTNIEWHSQDELDSFVMKLAQRCGRSISVSSPLLDGSLPDGSRVQATLATDIARKGSNFTIRRFTEDPLTPIHMMDYETENAQMLSYLWTLVEHGKSTLVCGTTGAGKTSQLNALSLFIRPEKKIVSIEDTPELRLPHDHWVPEVARSGFGSSAESGGEVSMDNLLKESLRQRPEYIIVGEVRGEEAYILFQQMATGHTGLSTIHADSLEMLMDRLTTDPINLSGSLIETLDCIMLIKRIRRDGSYIRRITGLYEVLGYDKRRGIDSNKVFGWDPQNDQYRTENKSVLLKDIADQSGIDYSKIKRDLRNKQHVLNYMQEEQIKHYREVGDIISRYYSDPKSVMEDVGQTFNSQDDELEVKDA; this comes from the coding sequence ATGCCTAATGCTAACTTGTTAAATATAATTGGAAATCTCAGGAAGGTTAAGCATCCTGAGGCATTTGAGAAGAAGGAAGAGGAGAGCGATGTTGATGAGGGTGAAGGAATCGAACTCCCATCGCCTGGAGAGTTCAAGGAGGAGTATGTTGAAGAGACAACGGACGATGAAGATTTAACCGATGTCGATATCACTTATCCATTGGTGCCTGCTGACCCTGATGAAGGTGAGATGGTGTATGCCTGGGCACATATCCACTGGAATGAAAGAGAAGGAGAGCTCGTCTACGAAGTCGTCGAACCTGAAAGAACACCGGAACTGGATCAAAAGATTGAACACATAACCGACATAATGGAGAGATCATTTGACATCGACTTCAACCAGTTAGAGGGCGGTGAAGCCGACGAATACCTGACAGAGAAAATAGACATGATAGTAGACAAATACGATATATCACTTACAGATGAGCAGAGAGAAGTTGTCAGGTACTACACTAAAAGAGACTTTGCTGGACTAGGAAAACTTCAACCATTGATGAACGATACAGAGGTTGAAGATATCTCCTGCGACGGAGTAGACATTCCTGTATACGCATACCACAGAAACCCGCAGTACGGATCAGTTAAAACAAATATCGAATGGCACAGCCAAGACGAACTGGACAGCTTCGTTATGAAACTGGCACAGAGGTGTGGTAGAAGCATATCCGTCTCAAGCCCGCTTCTCGACGGTTCGTTACCCGACGGTTCTCGTGTACAGGCAACGCTCGCAACAGATATTGCTAGAAAAGGTTCAAACTTTACTATAAGACGTTTCACAGAAGATCCATTGACTCCGATCCACATGATGGACTATGAGACGGAGAACGCTCAGATGCTGTCTTATCTTTGGACTTTGGTAGAACATGGAAAATCTACGCTTGTATGTGGAACAACAGGAGCAGGAAAGACCTCTCAGTTGAATGCTCTTTCGCTTTTTATCCGTCCTGAGAAGAAGATTGTCTCGATTGAGGATACACCGGAGCTGCGTCTTCCTCATGATCACTGGGTGCCGGAGGTTGCCCGTTCAGGTTTCGGAAGCAGTGCTGAGTCTGGTGGGGAAGTATCTATGGACAATCTATTGAAGGAGTCTCTGCGTCAGCGTCCAGAATACATTATTGTTGGTGAGGTTCGTGGTGAGGAAGCCTATATCCTGTTCCAGCAGATGGCTACAGGTCACACAGGGCTCTCAACTATCCACGCTGACAGCCTTGAGATGCTTATGGATCGCCTCACAACAGATCCTATTAATCTTTCCGGAAGCCTTATTGAGACTCTGGACTGTATAATGCTTATTAAGAGGATTAGAAGGGATGGAAGTTATATCCGTCGTATCACCGGGCTTTATGAGGTTCTTGGTTACGATAAGAGGAGAGGTATTGATTCTAACAAGGTGTTTGGCTGGGATCCGCAGAATGATCAGTACAGGACTGAGAACAAGTCTGTCCTGCTTAAGGATATTGCTGATCAGTCTGGTATCGATTATTCGAAGATTAAAAGAGATCTTAGGAACAAGCAGCATGTTTTGAACTACATGCAGGAGGAGCAGATCAAGCATTACCGTGAGGTTGGAGATATCATCTCGAGATATTACAGTGATCCTAAATCAGTGATGGAGGATGTTGGGCAAACATTTAATTCTCAAGATGACGAATTAGAAGTCAAGGATGCTTGA
- a CDS encoding type II secretion system F family protein has protein sequence MDFFTDDEYEPGYSIEQKVIYGSLGIGGGITITGMMIYFLGSVRVGGALLILGMIAGLLPYGVLSFLKNRAVREMENQFPSFLNDLAESKRGGMTILKAFESAKDTDYGRLNSEVEKVHTDLTWGIPFPEVMERFSKRMKASPVIQESLSIIIQSFQSGGNITDTIESVAENASDLKEVLQSKRSQLKQQLFIMYIIYFLFIGITIGIYVMLSQLLGLGSQEAGALQGIGEVLGGDGGSAGPTNFCGKDILAARPFCSTAKIFGFIPTNITDLGSSYATKYAYGKMAYYKSLLFTMLMVQGMCTAAVSGQISEGSPSAGVKHAIIMMPIAFIVFMLVLRPMGV, from the coding sequence ATGGACTTCTTCACAGACGACGAGTACGAACCAGGCTACTCGATAGAGCAGAAGGTAATCTACGGATCCCTAGGCATAGGCGGAGGAATAACGATCACAGGGATGATGATATACTTCCTAGGCTCTGTAAGGGTTGGAGGAGCCCTACTAATACTTGGAATGATAGCTGGTCTCCTTCCGTACGGCGTCCTAAGCTTCCTGAAAAACCGGGCGGTCAGAGAAATGGAGAACCAGTTCCCATCATTCCTGAACGACCTAGCAGAATCAAAGAGGGGAGGTATGACGATACTGAAAGCCTTCGAATCAGCTAAGGACACCGACTACGGAAGACTGAACTCCGAGGTCGAAAAAGTACATACAGACCTCACATGGGGAATACCTTTCCCAGAAGTAATGGAAAGATTCTCAAAAAGAATGAAAGCAAGCCCTGTAATCCAGGAATCTCTCTCCATCATTATCCAGAGCTTTCAGAGCGGAGGAAACATCACAGACACAATCGAGTCCGTAGCAGAAAATGCTTCCGACCTAAAAGAAGTACTACAGAGCAAGAGATCCCAGCTTAAGCAACAGCTCTTCATAATGTATATTATCTACTTCCTGTTTATAGGGATTACAATAGGAATCTATGTCATGCTTTCACAGCTTCTCGGACTTGGAAGTCAGGAAGCTGGGGCACTTCAGGGAATAGGAGAAGTCTTGGGTGGTGACGGAGGGTCGGCAGGACCGACAAACTTCTGCGGAAAAGATATTCTAGCCGCCAGACCTTTCTGCTCAACAGCCAAGATATTCGGATTCATACCCACTAATATCACAGATCTTGGTAGCAGCTACGCCACCAAGTACGCTTACGGAAAGATGGCATACTACAAATCGCTGCTTTTCACCATGCTCATGGTTCAAGGAATGTGTACCGCAGCAGTATCAGGACAGATAAGCGAGGGAAGCCCTTCAGCAGGAGTAAAACACGCAATCATAATGATGCCAATAGCGTTCATAGTATTCATGCTGGTCCTAAGACCTATGGGGGTGTAG
- a CDS encoding type II secretion system F family protein, whose translation MLEDYSDFCYEAVGSIALKYIDNFEGLRRQLSKANIEITLPEYVSMMFFTSAAVAVGSLLFFGLIFTLSMGLPGLVFAFVLTMILGSFSAAAFYLYPGIMMKSRASKIRDTLPFATMYLSTLAGTGTSLPEIFKNLAEVDEYGEVSKEAEKISRDIETFGMDAGEAMERAANRTPSEDFKELVWGINHVITTGGSLKQFLQQRSERLMEDYRRRVEEFSEQLSLLVEMYITVIIVGSIIFTSMTAVISSFSSSISPSLLVNIQVVAVFFGIPMISAMFIILVDGMSPGGIR comes from the coding sequence ATGCTTGAAGATTACTCTGATTTCTGCTACGAAGCAGTAGGTAGCATAGCCTTAAAGTATATAGACAACTTTGAAGGCTTAAGAAGACAGTTATCCAAGGCTAACATAGAGATAACCTTGCCAGAGTATGTAAGCATGATGTTTTTCACATCAGCCGCGGTTGCGGTAGGCTCCCTCCTGTTCTTTGGATTAATTTTTACCTTGTCCATGGGACTACCCGGACTGGTGTTTGCGTTTGTTTTAACAATGATACTGGGCTCTTTTTCTGCTGCAGCGTTTTATCTCTATCCGGGTATAATGATGAAGAGCAGAGCATCTAAAATCAGGGATACCTTACCTTTCGCCACAATGTATCTTTCAACCTTGGCAGGTACAGGAACTTCACTTCCTGAGATCTTCAAGAACCTGGCAGAAGTAGATGAATACGGTGAAGTATCCAAAGAGGCGGAGAAAATTTCAAGAGACATAGAAACATTTGGAATGGATGCAGGTGAAGCAATGGAGAGAGCAGCAAACAGAACACCGAGCGAGGATTTCAAAGAGCTTGTATGGGGAATAAACCATGTTATAACTACTGGAGGATCTTTGAAGCAGTTTTTACAACAGAGATCTGAGCGCTTGATGGAAGACTACCGTAGAAGAGTTGAGGAATTCTCGGAGCAGCTTTCATTGCTTGTTGAAATGTATATAACTGTTATAATCGTAGGTTCGATTATTTTCACTTCCATGACGGCTGTAATAAGCTCTTTCTCCTCCAGTATATCGCCCAGTCTCTTGGTTAATATACAGGTTGTAGCAGTATTCTTTGGAATCCCTATGATTTCGGCAATGTTCATAATACTGGTTGATGGCATGTCACCAGGAGGTATAAGATAA
- the thsA gene encoding thermosome subunit alpha yields the protein MAGLGGQPVFIMSEDAERQTGEDAQENNINACKSVAKAVRTTLGPKGMDKMMVNSVGDLVVTNDGVTILDEMDLDHPAAKMMVEVAETQEEEVGDGTTTAVVLAGELLKQSEDLLDQEIHPTVITKGYRLAREKSNEVLDDIAEEVDLSDDEVLQRVAMTAMTGKSAETARDYLADIAVQAVKGVAEERENKFVVDRDMIKLEKNEGASVEDTELVNGVILNKEKVHGGMPEKVDEAKIALLDSPIEVRETETDAEINISDPGQMKNFVEQEEEQLKEMVESIDQAGANVVLCQKGIDDMAQHFLAKKGIYAVRRVSSGDMDKLAKATDANIVTSINEIESSDLGNAGTVEQRKVGGDSMTFVQDCPEAKSVSILIRGGTEHVVDEIERAMEDAIGGVSSALRNGRVVGGGGATEVELAQELRDYADSVGGREQLAINAFADALEIIPRTLAENAGFDPIDTLVDLRNKHDDGETWSGINVTSGKSEKLFDEGVVEPQQTKTQAVSSASEAAEMILRIDDVISASGMGDDDGAGGPPAGGPPGGPGGGMPGGMGGMM from the coding sequence ATGGCAGGACTAGGTGGACAACCGGTCTTCATAATGTCTGAAGACGCGGAACGGCAAACTGGCGAAGACGCACAAGAAAACAATATCAACGCATGCAAAAGCGTGGCAAAAGCAGTAAGAACCACTCTTGGACCGAAAGGAATGGACAAGATGATGGTAAACAGCGTAGGAGACCTCGTAGTCACAAATGACGGTGTAACAATACTAGATGAAATGGATCTCGATCATCCAGCAGCTAAAATGATGGTTGAGGTCGCAGAAACACAGGAAGAAGAAGTAGGCGACGGAACCACAACAGCAGTAGTTCTAGCAGGAGAACTTTTGAAACAATCCGAAGATCTTCTCGATCAGGAGATCCACCCAACTGTCATCACCAAAGGATACAGACTAGCACGAGAAAAAAGCAACGAAGTACTAGACGACATCGCAGAAGAAGTAGACCTCTCAGACGACGAAGTACTACAGAGAGTAGCAATGACAGCAATGACAGGAAAAAGTGCAGAAACAGCAAGAGACTACCTGGCCGACATCGCAGTTCAAGCAGTCAAAGGCGTAGCAGAAGAAAGAGAAAACAAGTTCGTCGTCGACAGAGACATGATCAAACTAGAGAAAAACGAAGGAGCATCCGTAGAAGACACAGAACTAGTAAACGGCGTAATCCTGAACAAAGAGAAAGTTCACGGCGGAATGCCGGAAAAAGTAGACGAAGCAAAAATTGCACTACTCGACTCACCGATCGAAGTAAGAGAAACAGAGACAGATGCAGAAATCAACATCTCCGACCCAGGACAGATGAAGAACTTCGTCGAACAGGAAGAAGAACAACTCAAGGAAATGGTAGAATCCATTGACCAAGCAGGAGCAAATGTAGTCCTCTGCCAGAAAGGCATCGACGACATGGCACAACACTTCCTTGCTAAGAAAGGAATCTACGCAGTAAGAAGAGTAAGCAGCGGCGATATGGACAAACTAGCCAAAGCCACTGATGCAAACATCGTAACAAGCATCAACGAAATAGAAAGCAGCGACCTAGGAAACGCAGGAACAGTCGAACAGAGAAAAGTAGGCGGCGACTCCATGACCTTCGTACAAGACTGCCCAGAAGCCAAATCAGTCTCCATCCTCATCAGAGGAGGAACAGAACACGTAGTAGACGAAATAGAAAGAGCAATGGAGGACGCAATCGGCGGAGTCTCCTCAGCACTGAGAAACGGCAGAGTAGTCGGAGGTGGAGGAGCCACAGAAGTAGAACTAGCACAAGAACTCCGTGACTACGCAGACAGCGTAGGAGGACGAGAACAGCTGGCGATCAACGCCTTTGCAGATGCACTGGAAATCATCCCAAGAACTCTGGCAGAAAATGCAGGATTTGACCCAATCGACACACTAGTCGACCTCAGAAATAAGCACGACGACGGAGAAACCTGGAGTGGTATCAATGTCACCTCAGGCAAATCCGAGAAACTATTCGATGAAGGGGTTGTCGAGCCACAGCAGACAAAGACACAGGCAGTCTCATCAGCTAGTGAAGCCGCAGAGATGATCCTCAGAATCGACGATGTCATCAGCGCCTCTGGAATGGGCGACGATGACGGAGCCGGCGGCCCGCCTGCAGGAGGCCCTCCAGGTGGACCAGGTGGTGGAATGCCAGGTGGCATGGGAGGAATGATGTAA